A region from the Actinoplanes sp. OR16 genome encodes:
- a CDS encoding phosphoribosyltransferase has translation MTTDLRDLLRSEFRWTNPGPNSEYLVSDRSGWWREPRILDGLGPALADLFRSERPTVVVSPEVTGFMLGPLVARSLGVGFVEAYRAGARRPIAEPMIWAEVPADHRGDVQHLGVRERLLGPDDRVLVVDDWASTGAQARGLRTLTGDRYLGTAVIYDECPPAVTAELTIRSLLSGSDLDP, from the coding sequence GTGACCACCGATCTGCGTGATCTTCTGCGATCCGAGTTCCGCTGGACCAACCCCGGTCCGAACAGCGAATATCTCGTCAGCGACCGCTCCGGATGGTGGCGGGAGCCCCGGATCCTGGACGGCCTCGGCCCCGCGCTGGCTGATCTTTTCCGGTCAGAGCGCCCGACTGTCGTCGTCTCGCCGGAAGTCACCGGATTCATGCTCGGCCCGCTCGTGGCGCGGTCGCTCGGCGTCGGATTCGTGGAGGCCTACCGCGCCGGGGCCCGCCGACCGATCGCGGAGCCGATGATCTGGGCCGAGGTGCCGGCAGATCATCGGGGCGACGTACAACATCTGGGTGTCCGGGAAAGACTGCTGGGACCTGATGATCGCGTCCTGGTGGTCGACGACTGGGCCTCGACCGGTGCGCAGGCACGTGGCCTGCGCACCCTGACCGGCGACCGCTATCTGGGCACCGCGGTGATCTACGACGAGTGCCCGCCCGCGGTCACCGCCGAATTGACCATCAGAAGCCTGCTGTCCGGATCGGATCTCGATCCCTAG
- a CDS encoding FlgD immunoglobulin-like domain containing protein codes for MDARSFGWEADYGITGSTVVAAEPAPGGSGKFRGQALYAVTEPQDTKIMDPAGGHVVTTPDGSLLVAGAEEYVEQGDLDWGIYRLTEGADGSIVRDRITAVAAAPAQVYGLALGNGILTTATNSTVHEPTAVIGAYRSYWLDAGPTPKVVRSTLDQLASIDEVDSGCEPSKIHCLRLFADGTGYHGTTRSTYDSRTALHANGTTVYGGRSVKSNIFSPMLADLSGRYGIVADGEHRVQDIADFWSGTVLGPRDGVAAAVWGSTLWTGAEAGGIVQATTLPGTTVIERFTTHNGCTPSALQAVGRWVYYACIDSFGWFRGSGVYDRVTKRIAPGAPIDEVLLGDGYLVEQVVGVGLRLTDLHNGVPFGASWADLPTRVLVTAAEMGPWANDGTGYGGRRDIWTVDRFGGGVAYADSSQRVHVVPTGIPAPPITVIDSKVATTAANWTGTWWLSKPAKSWQVTIKSTAGTTLRTISGSTANGLIEVTWDGKNAAGVPVAGNAFTWALTAQPADGQGAALATGNAPAPLTATTTPAIAGTTAVGVTVKATTGSWRPAPTSYAYQWYANGVAIKGATGSSYPIPASLLGKRLTVAVTAKRAGHPTGVAKSAASAAIAAGAAPKATKAPVISGTVAVGSAVKASTGTWSPTPSCYAYQWSANGVAIKGATGSSYAIPASLLGKRLTVTVTAKRAGHTNGVAKSAASGAVAKGKAPKATKKPQVTGTAKVGRKVKASAGTWSPTATSYRYEWRLNGKLIKGASAATLKLKSSMRGKKLTVTVIAKRTGHSDGRSTSASVKIR; via the coding sequence TTGGACGCTCGGTCGTTCGGATGGGAGGCCGACTACGGGATAACCGGGTCCACCGTTGTGGCTGCCGAGCCGGCGCCTGGCGGCTCCGGCAAGTTCCGCGGCCAGGCACTCTATGCCGTCACCGAGCCGCAGGACACCAAGATCATGGACCCGGCTGGGGGTCACGTCGTCACCACGCCGGACGGGTCGCTGCTCGTAGCCGGCGCCGAGGAGTACGTCGAGCAGGGTGACCTCGACTGGGGCATCTACCGGCTCACCGAGGGCGCTGACGGGTCGATCGTCCGGGACCGGATCACCGCTGTCGCGGCTGCACCCGCTCAGGTCTACGGTCTTGCACTCGGCAACGGCATCCTCACCACGGCCACCAACAGCACGGTCCATGAACCAACGGCGGTGATCGGCGCCTACCGCAGCTACTGGCTCGACGCCGGCCCTACCCCGAAGGTCGTCCGGTCCACGCTGGATCAGCTCGCCTCCATTGACGAGGTCGACTCGGGATGCGAACCGAGCAAAATCCACTGCCTTCGGCTCTTCGCTGACGGGACCGGATACCACGGCACAACCCGAAGTACGTACGACTCGCGGACCGCGCTCCACGCTAACGGGACCACGGTGTACGGCGGCCGTAGCGTCAAGTCCAACATCTTCTCGCCGATGCTCGCCGACCTGTCCGGCCGATACGGCATCGTCGCAGACGGCGAGCATAGGGTGCAGGACATAGCCGACTTCTGGTCCGGGACCGTGCTGGGCCCCCGTGACGGTGTCGCTGCGGCGGTCTGGGGCTCCACGCTGTGGACCGGTGCAGAGGCCGGCGGGATCGTGCAGGCCACCACTCTGCCCGGCACCACGGTGATCGAGCGGTTCACCACGCACAACGGCTGCACGCCGAGCGCGCTTCAGGCGGTCGGGCGCTGGGTCTACTACGCATGCATCGATTCCTTCGGATGGTTTCGGGGATCGGGTGTCTACGACCGGGTCACCAAGCGCATCGCGCCCGGCGCCCCGATCGACGAGGTCCTGCTCGGCGACGGATACCTCGTCGAGCAGGTTGTCGGCGTCGGGCTGCGCCTCACCGACCTGCACAACGGCGTGCCGTTCGGCGCTTCCTGGGCCGATCTACCCACTCGGGTGCTGGTCACCGCCGCGGAGATGGGGCCGTGGGCGAATGACGGCACCGGGTACGGAGGCCGCCGCGACATCTGGACCGTAGACCGGTTCGGCGGGGGCGTGGCCTATGCCGACAGTTCGCAGCGTGTGCACGTCGTGCCGACCGGCATTCCGGCTCCGCCGATCACGGTGATCGACTCGAAGGTCGCCACGACCGCCGCGAACTGGACCGGGACCTGGTGGCTGTCCAAGCCGGCCAAGTCATGGCAGGTCACCATCAAGAGCACCGCCGGGACGACACTGCGGACGATCAGCGGCTCCACGGCCAACGGCCTGATCGAAGTGACCTGGGACGGGAAGAACGCCGCCGGCGTCCCGGTCGCCGGCAACGCCTTCACGTGGGCGCTCACCGCTCAGCCGGCCGACGGACAGGGCGCTGCCCTGGCGACCGGGAACGCGCCGGCGCCGCTCACCGCGACGACCACCCCGGCGATCGCCGGGACCACGGCTGTCGGGGTCACCGTCAAGGCCACCACCGGCAGCTGGAGACCGGCGCCGACCAGCTACGCCTACCAGTGGTACGCCAACGGCGTGGCCATCAAGGGCGCGACCGGCTCGTCGTATCCGATCCCCGCCTCCCTGCTCGGGAAGCGCCTCACCGTGGCCGTCACCGCAAAGCGCGCCGGACACCCGACCGGGGTGGCGAAGTCGGCGGCGTCGGCGGCGATCGCAGCCGGAGCAGCGCCGAAGGCTACCAAGGCGCCGGTCATCAGCGGAACCGTCGCTGTCGGGTCGGCCGTCAAGGCGAGTACCGGCACCTGGTCGCCGACGCCGAGCTGCTACGCCTACCAGTGGTCCGCCAACGGCGTGGCCATCAAGGGCGCGACCGGTTCCTCGTACGCCATCCCCGCCTCTCTCCTGGGGAAGCGACTGACCGTGACCGTCACCGCCAAGCGCGCGGGGCACACGAACGGGGTGGCGAAGTCGGCGGCGTCGGGCGCGGTCGCCAAGGGCAAGGCACCCAAGGCGACGAAGAAGCCCCAGGTCACCGGCACGGCCAAGGTGGGCAGGAAGGTGAAGGCGTCGGCGGGCACGTGGTCGCCCACGGCCACCTCCTACCGGTACGAATGGCGGCTCAACGGGAAGCTGATCAAGGGAGCGAGCGCCGCGACGCTGAAGCTGAAGTCCTCGATGCGGGGGAAGAAGCTGACGGTCACCGTGATCGCCAAGCGGACCGGGCACTCCGACGGCCGCTCGACCAGCGCCTCGGTGAAGATTCGATGA
- a CDS encoding PP2C family protein-serine/threonine phosphatase: MLFRGTMPTLLPGRRPMSPGNRAGLGAAVVLLAVVSAVEFADQESAQFVGLLAAVPFLAAVFAVWQIVVGVGLAATVIGAIVVGAAGDQGMTGMVNLLGIMLATGVAAGGAITRQRQADRIAGLLRLAAVAQQAVLRPIGPQVGALSVAGRYISATAAADIGGDLYEALNTPYGVRIIIGDVRGKGLDAVRLASIVLGSYRHVAYERADLKSIVADLDRAVARSVGDEDFVTAALVEERGGTLTIVNCGHPAPLLLRRGQVIPLEPPAPAPPLGFMPEVKARVERLEPGDRLLLFTDGLGEARREGEFFPTADRAWRLLGHGTVGDGLASLETALVDWVYGRLEDDIALVLLEYVGPDGDAAVSVPSWEVGAAGS; this comes from the coding sequence ATGCTGTTCCGCGGAACCATGCCTACTTTGCTGCCGGGCCGACGCCCGATGAGCCCCGGGAACCGCGCCGGCCTCGGCGCGGCCGTCGTGCTGCTCGCTGTCGTGTCCGCCGTGGAGTTCGCCGATCAAGAATCCGCCCAGTTCGTGGGCCTGCTGGCGGCGGTTCCGTTCCTCGCCGCGGTCTTCGCGGTCTGGCAGATCGTCGTCGGCGTGGGCCTGGCAGCCACGGTGATCGGCGCGATCGTCGTGGGTGCGGCCGGTGATCAGGGCATGACCGGGATGGTCAACCTTCTGGGGATCATGCTGGCGACCGGCGTGGCGGCCGGCGGCGCGATCACCCGGCAGCGGCAGGCCGACCGGATCGCCGGACTGCTCCGGCTCGCGGCGGTGGCTCAGCAAGCGGTCCTGCGTCCGATCGGACCACAGGTGGGAGCGCTCTCGGTTGCGGGCCGCTACATCTCGGCTACTGCGGCGGCCGATATCGGCGGTGACCTGTACGAGGCGCTGAACACGCCGTACGGAGTCCGGATCATCATCGGCGACGTCCGTGGCAAAGGTCTCGACGCGGTTCGGCTCGCCAGCATCGTGCTCGGGTCGTACCGGCATGTGGCGTACGAGCGGGCCGACCTGAAATCGATCGTGGCCGACCTGGACCGTGCGGTGGCCCGCAGCGTCGGCGACGAGGACTTCGTGACCGCGGCGCTCGTCGAGGAGCGTGGCGGCACCCTGACGATCGTCAACTGTGGACATCCGGCGCCCTTGCTGCTGCGCCGTGGCCAGGTCATCCCGCTGGAGCCGCCGGCACCGGCGCCGCCGCTCGGGTTCATGCCCGAGGTCAAGGCACGGGTGGAGCGGCTGGAGCCGGGCGACCGGTTGCTGCTGTTCACCGACGGGCTCGGCGAGGCCCGCCGCGAGGGCGAGTTCTTCCCGACCGCGGACCGGGCGTGGCGGTTGCTCGGTCACGGCACTGTCGGCGACGGCTTGGCCTCGCTCGAGACCGCGCTCGTCGACTGGGTCTACGGGCGGCTCGAGGACGACATCGCCCTGGTGCTCCTGGAGTACGTGGGCCCGGACGGCGACGCTGCCGTGTCGGTGCCCAGCTGGGAAGTCGGCGCGGCCGGCAGTTAG
- a CDS encoding YciI family protein, translating into MISKYLKPLAEVDAAREDHLTYLAGLEERGLSVTAGRQEPAVGGIILLDVDTEAEAHELIAQDPYVQRGLAEYTATGWHPTRGALAGYQRTRS; encoded by the coding sequence ATGATTTCGAAGTACCTGAAGCCGCTCGCTGAAGTCGACGCGGCTCGCGAGGACCACCTGACCTACCTCGCCGGCCTTGAAGAGCGTGGCCTCTCGGTGACCGCCGGCCGCCAGGAGCCCGCCGTGGGCGGCATCATCCTGCTGGACGTGGACACCGAGGCCGAGGCGCACGAGTTGATCGCCCAGGACCCGTACGTGCAGCGTGGCCTCGCGGAGTACACCGCCACCGGCTGGCACCCGACCCGTGGCGCGCTCGCCGGCTACCAGAGGACCAGGTCCTAG
- the dcd gene encoding dCTP deaminase: MLLSDRDLVSEIKSGDLSLEPFEPSLMQPSSIDVRLDRFFRVFNNHLYTHIDPAEQQDELTAEVEVADGQPFVLHPGEFVLASTLEVISLGQQLAARLEGKSSLGRLGLLTHSTAGFIDPGFSGHVTLELSNVANLPIKLWPGMKIGQLCIFRLSSPAEHPYGSSVYGSRYQGQRGPTASRSALNFRTWPTS, translated from the coding sequence ATGCTGCTCTCCGACCGTGACCTGGTCTCCGAGATCAAATCCGGGGATCTCTCGCTGGAGCCGTTCGAGCCGTCGCTCATGCAGCCGTCCAGTATCGACGTGCGGCTGGACCGCTTCTTCCGGGTGTTCAACAACCATCTGTACACGCACATCGATCCGGCCGAGCAGCAGGACGAGCTCACCGCCGAGGTCGAGGTCGCCGATGGCCAGCCGTTCGTGCTGCACCCGGGCGAGTTCGTGCTGGCGTCAACCCTGGAGGTGATCAGCCTCGGTCAGCAGCTGGCTGCCCGGCTGGAGGGGAAGAGCAGCCTCGGGCGGCTCGGACTGCTCACGCATTCGACGGCCGGCTTCATCGACCCGGGCTTCTCCGGGCATGTGACGCTGGAGCTCTCCAATGTGGCGAACCTGCCGATCAAGCTGTGGCCGGGCATGAAGATCGGCCAGCTGTGCATCTTCCGGCTGTCCAGCCCGGCCGAGCATCCGTACGGGTCGTCCGTCTACGGCTCGCGCTACCAGGGCCAGCGCGGTCCGACGGCGAGCCGCTCGGCACTCAACTTCCGGACATGGCCGACGTCCTGA
- a CDS encoding pyridoxamine 5'-phosphate oxidase family protein, which produces MASWSDFAVAEPMLAAGVRALLQQYGPGMGYLATVRADGGPRVHPVSPVFTDSGLYCFIVDSPKRRDLERDGRYALHSYPPEDSDDEAVLTGRAAPVTDPVTITRLAGALHASPDIDWRLFELTVETAMLRHHGPAGALPLAEPSAFTQTWQAPRNLRRPLAIAS; this is translated from the coding sequence ATGGCATCCTGGTCCGATTTTGCGGTAGCCGAGCCGATGCTCGCCGCCGGCGTCCGTGCGCTCCTCCAGCAGTACGGTCCCGGCATGGGCTACCTCGCCACCGTCCGCGCCGACGGCGGCCCCCGCGTGCACCCGGTCTCGCCGGTCTTCACCGACAGCGGCCTCTACTGCTTCATCGTCGACTCACCGAAACGCCGCGACCTGGAGCGCGACGGGCGCTACGCCCTCCACTCCTACCCACCCGAGGACAGCGACGACGAGGCCGTCCTCACCGGCCGAGCCGCCCCCGTCACCGATCCGGTCACGATCACCCGCCTGGCCGGCGCCCTGCACGCCTCCCCCGACATCGACTGGCGGCTCTTCGAGCTCACCGTCGAGACAGCGATGCTCCGCCACCACGGCCCGGCCGGCGCGCTTCCGCTGGCGGAGCCGTCCGCTTTCACCCAGACGTGGCAGGCGCCCCGCAACTTACGCAGACCACTGGCGATAGCGAGCTGA
- a CDS encoding LamG domain-containing protein, which produces MLHKRRRVVPVGALSATLALGCALLINQLPARADAVPAGSGLTDPFNPGRVRVASSPVTVRYDFDEGVGHPIADLSGRYRLRPLGQNGGTLRLVPQGDGGLAVDYPDRCTLPRERDCPRAILEGVRDDDLNPGRRPLRYGASVLMTHADLADGANVLQKGYSVGGISQFKLQVDHRQGHPSCVIAGQRARIYRAEPFMDVADGLWHDLECRRTPNRLLMIVDGVLRAWVRIPPMLSIANAEPLRVGGKGAAPGNDQFAGAIDDVFVSITG; this is translated from the coding sequence ATGCTTCACAAAAGACGGCGTGTCGTTCCGGTCGGCGCCCTGTCAGCCACACTTGCTCTCGGCTGCGCTCTCCTGATCAACCAGCTCCCGGCGAGGGCCGACGCGGTTCCCGCTGGTAGCGGGCTCACCGACCCCTTCAACCCGGGTCGGGTACGGGTGGCGAGCAGTCCCGTGACCGTCCGGTACGACTTCGATGAGGGGGTCGGCCACCCGATCGCCGACCTGAGCGGGCGCTACCGGCTCCGGCCGCTCGGCCAGAACGGCGGCACACTCCGGCTCGTCCCGCAGGGCGACGGCGGTCTCGCCGTCGACTACCCGGACCGGTGCACGCTGCCCCGCGAACGCGACTGCCCCAGGGCGATCTTGGAGGGCGTTCGCGACGACGATCTGAACCCGGGCCGGCGGCCGCTTCGCTACGGCGCCTCGGTGCTGATGACCCACGCCGACCTGGCCGACGGCGCGAACGTGCTGCAGAAGGGCTACTCGGTCGGCGGCATCAGCCAGTTCAAACTGCAGGTCGACCACCGCCAGGGCCACCCGAGCTGCGTGATCGCCGGCCAGCGGGCCCGCATCTACCGAGCCGAGCCCTTCATGGACGTCGCCGACGGCCTCTGGCACGACCTGGAGTGCCGGCGTACGCCCAACCGCCTCCTGATGATCGTCGACGGCGTCCTGAGGGCCTGGGTCCGCATCCCCCCGATGCTCTCCATCGCCAACGCCGAGCCGCTGAGGGTCGGAGGAAAGGGCGCAGCCCCCGGAAACGACCAGTTCGCCGGCGCCATCGACGACGTCTTCGTCAGCATCACCGGCTGA
- a CDS encoding hemolysin family protein gives MTELLFVAVLLVGNGLFVGGEFALIASRRTALEPLAETSKAARWALSAMSQIPLMIAGAQLGITICTLVLGALAEPTVAHLLEGPFSATGLPDDAIHPVAFVFALVIVTFLHTVIGEMVPKNITLAGPERSALILGPFMLAFCTATKPLLNAMRWASKLILKLWKIETTDAVKTVFTAEELAGMVTQARSEGLLGSEQYARIHAALGLNSRTAADTLLPWSRVTTVAADVSPATLEAVATRSGRSRFPVVQRDTRRVLGFVHVKDVLGYAATQRRLPIPAEVIRPLAVVAPERSLADLLLTMRRDRLHIVLVSDGRRPLGVITLDDVLHAVVGEPAGAGAKLR, from the coding sequence ATGACTGAGCTGCTCTTCGTGGCCGTGCTGCTGGTCGGCAACGGGCTCTTCGTGGGTGGGGAGTTCGCGCTGATCGCCTCTCGGCGTACGGCGCTGGAGCCTCTCGCCGAGACCTCCAAGGCGGCCCGCTGGGCGCTCTCCGCGATGAGCCAGATCCCGCTCATGATCGCCGGCGCGCAGCTCGGCATCACGATCTGCACGCTGGTGCTGGGTGCGCTCGCCGAGCCGACCGTCGCGCACCTGCTGGAGGGCCCGTTCTCGGCGACCGGGCTTCCCGACGACGCGATCCACCCGGTCGCCTTCGTGTTCGCCCTGGTCATCGTGACGTTCCTGCACACGGTGATCGGCGAGATGGTCCCGAAGAACATCACGCTGGCCGGTCCGGAACGCTCGGCACTCATCCTCGGCCCGTTCATGCTGGCCTTCTGCACAGCCACGAAACCGCTGCTCAACGCGATGCGGTGGGCCTCGAAGCTGATCCTGAAGCTCTGGAAGATCGAGACGACGGACGCCGTGAAGACGGTCTTCACCGCCGAGGAACTCGCCGGCATGGTCACCCAGGCGCGCAGCGAAGGACTGCTCGGCTCGGAACAGTACGCCCGGATCCACGCGGCGCTGGGCCTCAACAGCCGGACCGCCGCCGACACCCTCCTGCCCTGGTCGCGGGTGACCACGGTGGCGGCCGACGTCTCGCCGGCCACGCTCGAGGCGGTGGCCACCCGCAGCGGCCGTTCGCGCTTCCCGGTGGTCCAGCGGGACACCCGGCGCGTGCTCGGCTTCGTGCATGTCAAGGACGTCTTGGGGTACGCCGCGACGCAGCGGCGATTGCCGATACCCGCCGAAGTGATCCGTCCCCTGGCCGTCGTGGCGCCGGAGCGCAGCCTCGCCGACCTGCTCCTGACGATGCGGCGGGACCGGCTGCACATCGTGCTGGTCAGCGACGGGCGCCGACCGCTCGGCGTGATCACCCTGGACGACGTGCTGCACGCGGTCGTCGGCGAACCGGCCGGAGCCGGCGCGAAACTGCGCTGA
- a CDS encoding hemolysin family protein yields MDGLLLTAVLPLAAFVLLTAGNAFFVAAEFGLVTVDRAEIEQRALAGDRRARTVRSALHNLSFQLSGAQLGITLTALLTGYLAEPALSEIFKPLVEPFAGSATGTVTHILALVAATLLSMLFGELVPKNAALARPMSLALLTAAPLRGFSTLFKWLIAALNGTANWLVRRLGIEPQEELASARSPEELGLLAAISARAGALPDETATLLRRTIRFGEKRAAKAMTPRVDVVGLKTTASVADLITVARRTGHTRFPVYENTLDVVTGVVGVNEALGVPPERRAAIKVSTLAKEAVYVPESLSLDKVLAALRAADADLAIVVDEYGGTDGVVTVEDLIEELVGEIADEYDTDLDEIGSQELTAPGGEKTFLVDGLLREDETLEQTGFRLPEGPYETLAGFLLARLGHIPVVGESLEEQGWEFTVMEVDRHRIEQVRVVAPPEPADD; encoded by the coding sequence ATGGACGGCCTGCTCCTGACCGCGGTGCTCCCGTTGGCGGCTTTCGTCCTGCTCACGGCGGGCAACGCGTTCTTCGTGGCCGCCGAGTTCGGTCTCGTCACGGTCGACCGGGCGGAGATCGAGCAACGTGCCCTGGCCGGGGACAGGCGGGCGCGCACCGTCCGCAGCGCCCTGCACAACCTCTCCTTCCAGCTGTCCGGCGCCCAGCTCGGCATCACGCTGACCGCGCTGCTCACCGGTTACCTGGCCGAGCCCGCGCTCTCCGAGATCTTCAAGCCGCTCGTGGAGCCGTTCGCCGGCTCGGCGACCGGGACGGTCACCCACATCCTCGCGCTGGTCGCGGCGACCCTGCTCTCGATGCTCTTCGGCGAGCTGGTTCCGAAGAACGCGGCGCTGGCCCGCCCGATGAGCCTCGCACTGCTCACCGCAGCGCCGCTGCGCGGCTTCTCGACGCTCTTCAAGTGGTTGATCGCCGCGCTCAACGGGACCGCCAACTGGCTGGTCCGCCGCCTCGGCATCGAGCCGCAGGAGGAGCTGGCGAGCGCCCGGTCCCCCGAAGAACTCGGCCTGCTCGCGGCGATCAGCGCCCGGGCCGGCGCGCTGCCCGACGAGACAGCGACGCTGCTGCGCCGCACGATCCGGTTCGGTGAGAAGCGCGCGGCGAAGGCGATGACCCCGCGCGTCGACGTGGTCGGCCTCAAGACCACCGCGAGCGTCGCCGACCTGATCACCGTGGCCCGGCGGACCGGGCACACCCGCTTCCCGGTGTACGAGAACACCCTCGACGTGGTGACCGGTGTCGTCGGAGTGAACGAGGCCCTCGGAGTGCCTCCCGAGCGAAGGGCCGCCATCAAGGTCTCGACCCTCGCCAAGGAGGCTGTCTACGTACCGGAGAGCCTGAGTCTTGACAAGGTCCTGGCAGCGCTGCGTGCCGCGGATGCCGACCTGGCGATCGTGGTCGACGAGTACGGCGGCACCGACGGCGTGGTGACCGTCGAGGACCTGATCGAGGAACTGGTCGGCGAGATCGCCGACGAGTACGACACCGACCTCGACGAGATCGGCAGCCAGGAGCTGACCGCGCCGGGTGGCGAGAAGACGTTCCTGGTCGACGGCCTGCTCCGGGAGGACGAGACGCTGGAGCAGACCGGGTTCCGGCTGCCCGAGGGGCCGTACGAGACGCTCGCCGGCTTCCTGCTCGCCCGCCTCGGGCACATCCCGGTGGTCGGCGAGTCGCTGGAGGAGCAGGGGTGGGAGTTCACCGTGATGGAGGTCGACCGGCATCGCATCGAGCAGGTGCGTGTGGTCGCCCCGCCGGAGCCGGCCGATGACTGA